The following nucleotide sequence is from Pseudomonadota bacterium.
AGGTTGACGGGAAGGGGCATTGTATTAGAGCTGGTTTAATGCAGCCTCTTCTGACTCAAATATCGTAAAAATTGAATAAAAACCGGATATTTTAAAGACCTCTTCAACGGGGCCCTTTAATCCGGTAAACACCATTTTGCCGTTTTCTGCTTTTAGCCGTTTCGCAGTTGCAAGGATACTCCTGAGGCCGGCGCTGC
It contains:
- a CDS encoding STAS domain-containing protein, with the protein product MEINIKKEKGVPLVSVKGRIDAVTAPDFEKDLSDLIESGEKTVLVNLGELEYISSAGLRSILATAKRLKAENGKMVFTGLKGPVEEVFKISGFYSIFTIFESEEAALNQL